The genomic region TTTGGCTACTTCTCCCTCAAATCAAAAGGAGATGATTTTTTGTGATCTTATAACAAAGCTAAAGCTGTTATAACACCTGACTCCTTCTGGGCTGAACAATACACCAGACAGCTCCCTCTGCTCATGGCCAAAACACCAAtctgccacaggactcaaaaggAAATCTAAGCTGGAGGGATGGTCTAGCTTTCTGTTAGCTGTTCATAGTTAATTCATTGTTCCATATTATCTGAAATGTCAAATCTCTTACCTTTCCCTGTGTTGTGTATTTGTAGCAGGGAGAGACCAGCTCAAACGGTAATCAGTGATGGATACTGATGTTAAATCTGTTTGATGGATTGCTATTACTACTGGAGAAGTAGGGTTTATTTGTTTTAACAGTAGTTATTTTTTATAATGGTTGACCTTGAAAAATATAGGAGCTTTTTGTGTTGCCATTTTTGCACTCTTAAGCCTTACTCATTAAGTGCACAGCTTATTCTTACGGAATGGAACTTGTGTGATGGAAAGCACCTCCTGTTCCACAACAGTCTCTTGTGTGCCTTGAAACTCTGTGGGTAGGTCACCCTCCTGAAACATCATGGCCAGAGCCCGGGATATTCCTTAGAATGGAAAGTGGCAAAAAAAATTCCGCTTCTGTATCAGTATTCTGTATCAGAGATGATGGTGTCTATATTTTGTATCAGATATGATGAGCCACCTTTGTTAGCATTATACTCGGGGTTTAGATGTAAAACTTACAGAGCACAATGACACCCCACATAGCCGCCTCTCCACTCCTATAATAAATCTTTCACTCAGCCCACCTTTGCATATGCTGTGCAAACTGGTGTTTTCTTGTGTAAGATTCACTGGATCAATGGGACTTACTGTGCAATCTAGGTGCATATTATATTGTTCAAAAATCATGAAAGTGGGTTAGAATCAGCATCTTCTTTGGGAAGATGGAGTTCTGTGAGAGCCAGATGATGGCTGAAAGATGAGGCTTTAGTGGCAAGCAGCACCTTAGTTGGTCAAAAACCGATCCATGATATTTCCACTTAGATCTTGTAAATGTTATGAAATGTACACTGATACAAACAGCTAAAATTACCATGTGTTTCATTTCAGATTTTCTACCTTTTGTGTGTGATGGCTGCTCCCAAGTTTTCTGGTATGAAGCCCTTAAGTAGTATTATTTAAGAACTGTGGTCAGTTTTCTTGGAGCTTAATAGTGATATAGCTTCCTCACAGTCCTGAGGAATTTAAAACCAGTGGGTGCAGAGATGAGAAGTGGCTGAGGGAATATTGGAGAACAAACTAACAGAGAAATGCAAGTTTAGGGACAGAAAAATATTTGTTGCCCATAACCATTTATGTGGAGTCCGGTATACCAATGAGTACAACTCAATTTTAAAAGTGATGAGTCTTTCCCAGTGAGCTTGATGTGTTGTAATGGGGCCAtcagttagaccaggggtagtcaaactgcggccctccagatgtccatggactacaattcccaggagcccctgccagcaaatgctcctgggaattgtagtccatggacatctggagggccgcagtttgactacccctgagttagaccaTGACACTTATGGACACCATGCTGTCCATAAGTGTTTTCTGGAACCCACTTGCTTCTCCCCCAAAGCAAAGGGCAGGTGGTGGCTTTCCTCTCCTTGACTGGGATAAAAAGTACTTCAGAAGACCCAGGCGGTATCTTGAATCTACAAGAAGTACCCACCTGGAAACAGCTGCCCCCACCACACCAATCACCCAACATTTTGTGAATACCTtatccatagcagccattttgtgtttcagCCGACTTTCTATGACCGCCATTCTGTGGTAGATCCTGCTACCCTCCCTTGGAATTCCAAATGTGACCAAGGGCTCAACAGGTTTAGTGATCTGGATCAGGGTGTTGCACTAGGATCAGGAAGACCTagttttgaatccccattcttctATGAAGCTGAATGTGGCTTTGAATCAGTCCCAAATTGTAGTGTTTTTCTGAATATAAAATTTGTAAAGAATAGTTTCTGAGGTTATTGGTGGAAGAGCAGGATGAAAAATTGTTGATAGATACGTTCTCATGTTCTTTCTTTTTACATGATGCTTTAACTGTTATGTAACTCTTAAGTCTTCAGCACCGAAGCCGATCTGCTCATGGTTGCTCTGAGGTAAGTGGGTCAACTTCATTGTAGCCTATAACATCTCTGGTTCCTTGGGAAGTTTAGTTCCCTTTATTCCATTTCGGGTAACTTTGTACATAATACTTACAAACATTGCTTGAAAGCACACTCACCTATCTCATGTGTTAGTAGTATTAATAGGGGTATTTAGGGAAGCAGCCTGAAGTTATTTCTGTCATCATAGCAGCCCAAATAATCTTCCCGTTGaatatgcagccagctgcctTTCTTCACTGAGCTTTCTTCACACGGTTTTGTACTCAAGGGgaaatgtgtacattttaaaagGAGCAGGGTTGCATTAATGAGCCATGTCTTGAAATAAAGTGCCTTGCTATTAATTTGTAGTTCCACACTTCTTTCTGTTATTTTACGtgagtttatttaattttatttcagacTGTCTTTAAGTTTTAACAAGTACTCTTTCCTTTGCCTACATATTACTATTCTCCTGAGACTATAAAATAATATTCTGGCTTCAGCATTCCTAGGTGATGTTAATTGCTTATGTTACTTTGCTTCTTTTCTATTTTAGTTCTGCTAATATTACTGTTAAGAGGATATAGTAATTTACACATGTCACATGGGTAAAGTCACACGTAGGAAGTATTCTTGGGAACAATTCACATATTCTTTTTTATTCAGAAAGGGCTATAAATTGGATCACTGTATTATTGAAGAAAATTCCAGGACTGAGCTACCATTTTAGAAAATGTAGATTTTAGTTATATTGTAGTGCATATTTGTAAACAAGGCAATTCTGTACAACATATTCttatacagcattttaaaaaattggttttaGGTAAACCTGAAAAGCGAGGAAGTGAAACCAGATCTTCACAAATCCTTCTTGTGCTCATACAGAGGTTGTGATGGGAAAGAACTTGTACCAGTACTGTGCTCATTTTGTGAAAAGCAGTTTTGTTTAAGGTGAGCAAAGGAATTAATGTTTACTGTTTCCTTGTGTTAACCTGTTGGTTGGCTAGTGACTGTTTCCACAACTATTATTGTTCACAGGCACCGTCATCAGCCGGACCATGAATGTGAGGCCCTAGAAGCCCCTAAGCCTCGCATGGCTGTCACCCAACAACTTGTTAAAAATATTGTAGGCAAGTATAGTAAAAAGTACTGTTTTCTACAGAATACAGTTCGGGGCTAGGTAGTAAGACAAAATACTGGTCCAAAGGTGTTAAGAGGAAATATGAAAGCATCAACATTATTTATTTGTACAATCCCCAGTTTTTGACTTATTAATTTGCCTCACAGCCTGCCTTCTACAGATGGAGCTGCACTCCTAGTGCCATATCATGTCAGAGGCATATTTCTCTGCTAGTGGCTTgggttatttttatttactttcccggccctagggaagcgcgcctagcctcaaccagggccagggccttttcggtcttagcccccacctggtggaatgagctcctgggagagctgcgggccctgcgggatcttccagcgttctgcagggcctgcaaaacggagctcttccgccaggtccacggttgaggctggggttggcgtggtacatcgactgctcccctccccaggcttcttcTAGAACATTGTttacctccttctcctctgccctccctttagtaatgggggtgggaaggggattttttttgctccaccatgttgtgatggtttaaagtcttttaatgggagttttaatggggttttaagacattgtaacccaccacgagccatttgggagtggcgggaaataaattgaaataataatagtaataataattattattaataataataataattattattattattattatttacctaATTTGTAAGTTAGTTTCTTCCCCTAATGGGACCCAAAGGTTCTTACCATGTATTATTCcacgatgttatatgtaaactgccctgagccatatgggtgggcggtatacaaatctaagaaattaaataaataaagttacacATCTTCCCCTTCTGACAACAACCATGTGAAGTAGAGTGTGCAAGTGATCCAAACTCCCCGAGTGAGCTTCtggggattaaaatgtggatctcctagatcagtggtccccaacctttttatcaccggggaccggtcaacacttgacaattttactgaggcctgggggggggggtagtcttttgccaagggacgttgccaccacctgagccccctgctccatttgctttccagctggcacccctgactttccgccgcccactgggagacgctgccagcagcagctgcacagtgccatgccgagggggagcctcagccatggcagctgctagagaccaccaaaggtgagccagcggcagagtagcagggcagcccccgaggcggcagccagggaggaggacgaggaagagccgcggcccggtaccgactgatccacagactgggaccggtccccagaccagaggttggggaccactgtcctagatccagttcaacactctgaccactgcaccacactgccttTACATACCTGATGTACTTTTGAGTCTATTACAGTTAACttgtaagggaggaaaggaacaaAACACGTCATAAACAGTATTTCCTCAGTGACAATAATGTTGCAGTTTCaatgctaggaaaatgcagtGCAGAGACTTCTGCATCCCATATAACAACTGACTTAACAATTGTGCAtctgtcattttccttttggTGTTTTGATGCTGTGCAGTCTGTCTTGAATATATAGAAtggactttctcaacctttttaccattgagaaagccctgaatcattcttctggctttgagaaaccccagaagtgatgtcagcaggccactcAATtgcagaaacccttccagggacatcagaaaacccaagggtttcacacAACTCCTGTTGAGGAAGCCAAATAACAGCAGACACACATTGGTTAGAGGTCAAATAAAAATTCCATTCTATGTATGGAAGCTAATGGAGGCAGGCTGTGTGTTCTCCCAGTATGCCATGCACTGAGCATTTTGGAAAAAGTTACCGTGGTATATAATTCTCTGTGTACCAAAATAATGAGAATGTAATTCTTGTTTAAATGGGTTAATGCAATGTACCTTAGATTCCAAGAAAGAAACCACGGTGATGAAAAGATGCAAGGGAGCCAAGAACGCTGAAACagcagcaaaagtggccctgATGAAACTCAAAATGCATGCTTGTGGGGATAACTCCTTGCCACTGGTAAGTCAACCATGACTGCTTCCTTCCATCCACATTTGTGCTTTTCCCCCTTGCCATTTTTAAttcaacaaagggggggggggggttgcttgtgTAGAATTACAGCTTTAATCATTATGGTAATTCATTTCCTGCAGCCTAATACAGTCTTAATTCCCCCTCATTACTACTGCTGATCAGTAGGAATATTGTTTGCCATTAGCATTCTAAAGAGGCACCTTTGTATGTACATTTTTAAATGCTCTTTTGTAATATTTTTCCTATCCTCTGTTGCAAAGTGGGCTTAGCAAACAAGGAGGATTCAAACCAAGCAAGGCCTTCTAGTAGGAACTCCatctttaaataataaataactccACTCAGAACAGGGTCCCACATCCATGACAAAGCATGAGATTACTCCAGATTCACTCAGTTAAGGTTGCAGAAGGTCCTACATGTTAGCTCTTTGTTTCGCCTCACTTTGAGCATAATAATGCACCTGGAGACTGAAATGCAGCATGCACATTATTTCTTGTTCTGATCATTGTAGTTACCTTGGACCTCTAGGGTTGCTCATCATTCTCCTCGCTTTGCAAGTGAATGGAGAAATGAGCTGGCAGGGATGTTGACAGGTCACTGAATTTCTCTAAGAGAGCTTGCCAACTGCCTTCTGTTaagactggggggggagggagatgagttCACAAATATAATATTGCCTGTGACACTTTGCAGAACAGTTGTTTCTGACTGAATCTGTGTTAAAACTGCAGTGTTCCTGGCTCTTCAGAAGGTGTTTAAAAATTAGCTTGAAAGGAAACAGGAGTTGGGTCCTACAGCTCTGCTCCAATAATGGAGAAATTTCCCAGGCATTTTGCTTCAGGAGAAGACTCCTTGTGCCAGAGGGAAGTACCTTTGCTAGCAGTATCCAGATTAGAGTTCCTGTAGGAGGACACAAGTGCCTAAATAAAGCAAGAGAAGAGCtcattttttttgtaccccactattTACTTCATGActgagtctcaaaatagcttacaattgccttcccttcctatcctgtgagataggtgaggccgagctcttagagaactgagtggcccaaggtcacacatctggctgcgtgtggaggagggcagaataaaACTCAGTTCTCctaattagaggccaccactcttaaacattataccaagctggaggagaaaggaaggggaaacttTAAGGAAATTGCTGACAGTATATGCAAGGGAGAGTATTGAAAGCCCATCTCCATATTTATAATGCTTTCAACCATTTCTTTTGTAATGAGGCCCCTCTGTTTCAAAGCAGGTATAAAGTGGTATCTATGCAGATAGAACAGCCAGCTCCCAGATGTACTCAGATTGAGGCGGAGTTTTTTGTCATGCCTAGGTGACTTGAAACTCCTATTTTAATACTATGTATTTGGGCTTTTCTGTTGTAGACTGAGAGAATCTACTTGCAAGTATTTTTACCAAAAGGAAACAAGGAGAAAAGCAAGCCCATGTTCTTTTGCAGTAAATGGAGCATTGGCAGAGTAATTGATTCAGCAGCTGCCTTGGCAAGCCTTAaaaacgacaacaacaaaagcatcGCCAAGGTAACTCAACTGAAGGATCTTCTTGGATCCCAAATTTTTATTTGAGTTATAATGCAGTAATGCCAgaatttctttttacattttcagAAATTAAGACTGTGCCACCCAGCATCAGGAGAAGCTGTACCTGTGGACCACACCTTGGGCTCTTGGCTAAGCAACAAAGAATGCCCACTCCATAATGGCGGGAATGTTATTTTGGAGTATCTTGATAATGAAACTCGGTTTTTAGAAGATACAAATTCATATGTAGAATAATTGCAGGAAGCTCTTGATATGTAGGATTCAGATTCAGTCAAAACAAGGTCCTTGGTCTGTTTAAAACTGTGTGGCATAAGGAAAGTGGTTTATTCACAGGAATTGGTTTTAGAAATAGACATATCAGCATACAGTTTACTCCATTCTATGGTACACCAAGGTGCTGAATAACCTGCATGTTTGTCTCTTGATGCTTTGGCCTAAGGTGTGAGCTGTGACTCCATTGAAAAAGTTATTGAGTCTGATTTGACATCAGggtagtttcagagggcagctgtgttggtctgcagcaggagagcTAGATTCAAGATGCACATGAGGTTCTGGGGCATCAgttttcaggagtcaaagctccctttgccaggTAACTTCATCCAAGTTGACATTGGATGCTCGTCCCACTTGTGAGCTGTGCTGCCTCATGAGCACATGCAAATCACCATAAATTCAGAAGCTAATTTCTGATGAGTTATAGGTGAGGCATCCAAAGTAGAGTAGAAACAGAGAACCTGGCATTTAGAGAAACTTCTAGAATGGGAGATGGTGAAATGCGTAGGTGCAAGTTGGTTTGTGAAAAGGTTACATTTCCTTGGCACCGAGATCTATTTTGCCCCTGTTGCAAAAGACCTTGGCAGGTCTTGGGGATTGAAAATGTATTTAGAAACTAAGACTATGTAATCAAACAAGGAAAAATGTGGTGATAACAATGACCCATTTCTTCACCACCTTACATCTACTGCTCTTGTGTTCTCCCCATCACTAGGCATCGCACCATGAGCACAGCCACAGAAGCACTTTACTGTATCTCAAGATGCAGTTTGAGAGGCAGCACAAGCAATTATTTCATTCTATCCTCTTACTTCAACATTAGCTGATTTGCAGAGTTAACAGAAAGAATGGACATTGTAAAcactgttttttgtgtgtgtacaacGAGATTGGCAGATGAAACCCTGCTGAACTTTCTGTCAATGCAGCATCCATTACAGTGTACAGCAATtgattttctgtggtggccctgATTTCGTGAAATTCCCTGCAGAAGGAAAGCTGATTAACATAAACTTGCCGACCTTAGGCACTGCGTTTTAAAGACAAGCTTTTGGGGACACTGGGGTTTTGAACTGGTGTGTGGTTCATGGTTACAGTACTGACGTTTGAAGTTCAATAGCATTTTTGGAATCTGTTCTACACTCATAATGAAAGAAATGAAAGACCTCTCTCCTTTTTGTTGCCAGTTCTTTCGGATATGGATCTCTAGAACATGCaaaaaattttatatatattcttttgtaatgaggggaccctttcaaggcccgttcttaaggacagctttgaagctagtgtgtgtgtgtgtgtatacacacatacacacgcacgcacacacacacacacatatatatatacacacacacacacacacacatatacaagagcctcttgtggcgcagagtggtaaggcagccgcctgaaagctttgctcatgaggttgggagttcgatcccagcagccggctcaaggttgactcagccttccatccttctgaggtcggtaaaatgagtactcagcttgctgctggggggtaaacggtcatgactggggaaggcactggcaaactaccccgtattgagtcttccatgaaaaccctagagggcgtcaccctaagggtcagacatgactcggtgcttgcacaggggatacctttacctttatacacatacacatacatatatacacatacacacacacacatatacatatacatatatatatacacacatacacacacacacacacacatggccttaaaagggtcccctcccctggccaggcagcttaaggtgggtttgggctgcagcttgcagccggatcaagtggggtgggtggggactagccagctccttagcaggcccgacagagctccttagcaggccctgcctagcaggccaagaggcccttgttagcaggccctccaacacgaccctttgcccagggccctcttcccttacctgctgctggctccagacactgaagTGCATCCAGACACTGAAGAAGCtaagagtccagggacagagggtggaagCTACAGGGGCAGGGGCCTATTCCAACCTGGACAGCCaaacatgttccaccccccaggctgtttcacaaatatatagaggaaccatggataaggatattatatttatatatttttcagtctTTACCCTGCCACTCTCAACAATGTCGtctcgtggtggcttacaatataaaatcaataaagacACAATatgccccataaaacccctatcAAAATATTCAAcagtaacaacagtaacaaaataAGATGGTAGTGTAACTTCTCTAATACTCCCAACCCAACTTAGCTGTTCCAGCCTAGGGCAAATACCATGGCCCTAGATGATCAGAACCCTTGAATTTTCGTCATCAGAGCTTAGCATAGAGCTTAGCATAGGGTGGGACCCACAGTTCATAACTCCAGTTgcctccctggcctcaaccaaatgcctgttggaacagctccatcctgcaggccctgcgaaacctaGGTAGCTCATATATGTGTGTGATACTCAAATTTTAGCAATATATGTGCGCATAACAAAGGTTGATGGGCCTCTGTGTTTACATGTTTTGTGTTTTTGGCATTGAAGCGAAGATCAACTTATGGTATTGTAGCATTATAACATGAAACCCTGGCATTCAAGACAAACACATAACCTGTCTCCACGAATACTGGAACCACTCAGTACAATGCAGGGAAGAATAATGAGTAAGCAAGCATTCAGGGCTTTATATGCTGATATCTCAAGTATATTTTGCTGTATGGACAAAATCATGGGTGTCAGCTTGAATGGTCCTTGTTAGGGTAAATGCAACTATAGGTTACCCAGGTCTGATTTTTGGAGTTACAGCAGAGGAATTGAGCTTCTCAAGTTAGTTTTATAGTCCATCTATCTTTTTCAGCTCGGTTCCCCACGGTGGTATCCAAGGGTGCTGaggcccaccaagtgttttaagGAAGTGCTCAGTAGGCCTTCTTGTTGGCCATTGGACATGATTggctgcagatttttaaaattttgccttggcagcagctgccatcacataAAGATATTCCCTGCATGACTACATACAAACTGGGTATATGCAGGAAAATATTTGTTAACCAcaggttcattttaaaaggcaccctGTTAAATGGGGTTCTCTCTAAAACATGGGTTGTTATTCCAGTTATGCATGGCCCAACTCCgagattttgtggcagccattttacactTGTGCACAATGCCCAGCGTCACAATTCCAGAGGGGCCTGCTGGCTCAAAAAGAGCTGGGAAACCCTGATTTAAACAGATGCAAGTGGTGTGTTTAAATAAAATTGTGCAACGGTTTTTTTAAGATACGGTGATGAGATtggcccacttttggagggacatctgggggtacctggcaaattgtacttacggctgggcagaagagggcaggaccaggaagcgcgcctccaatgcctgaacggggtgcaattaacacctgcaccagttgccaggaatttgggagtgacatttgatgcctccctctctatggaggctcaggtcaccaatgtagctcggacggcatttttccatcttcgccaagcccggctactagcgccctacctgtcctcggaacacctggccacagtgatccatgcaacggtcacttccagattagacttctgtaactcgctctacgcgggccttcccttgtctttgactcggaagttacagctggtccaaaatgcggctgccagggtcctcactagaacacctttgagggcccacattcagccggtgcttcgtcatctgcactggttaccagttttgtttccgaatcagattcaaggtattggtattgacctttaaggctatacgcggcctgggtcccgtgtacctgcgggaccgcttggttgcttatgccccccgcagggcactccgctctgcgggtatgaatttactggttgtcccgggcccacgggatgctcgcctggcctcgacccgggccagggccttttcagtcctggccccaacctggtggaacgagctcccagaagagctaagggccctgcaggatctaccagctttccgcagggcctgtaagacggagctcttccgccaggcatatggttgaggccagggcagctctcccactaatccatcagaggatcccctccaatattgagatctctaacaccgagatcatggttagatgtattgtattggtgccaccctcttctgaacattattctctccaccaggctgaactaagatcagaattgtgaccaccgccgctatatgttatgtgatatgttatatgtaacttttaattggggtttttatggggattttattgtgttttaactatttatgttgtaaaccgccctgagacctattgggagaagggcggtctaaaaattaaataataataataataataataataataatacgttgaaattaaaaaatatatattacaatactatttttgcattctatgcattctgtgaaactttttgttgttccatgtggaccaaatatttaatcaagaaccccccccccctctgtcaacggtgtcccactttaccaatgttatcATCTGGTCATCTTATTTTaagaccaaagtttgagtccagtaacacctttaaaatcaaccaCGTTCAATCCCccatgtaagcttttgtgtgcatgcacacttccatcAGATGCCTTACACCTGGAATTAAAATGTGTTCTTCAAGGTGCTACCGGGCTCCAACTGTCCCATTGCTTCACACCAGCACAGCCATCCACTTCAACCAGTGTGGAGTCCTGGTGTCCTGCTTGATCATAAATTGCCGCGTTTCGCGCTCCCTGAAGGTCCCTGTGCTTTAGGGATTCCTCCCGCCCTGAGGTGGGAACGGAGCGGCTGCAGGCTTTGTATCTCAGTGCTTTACCCTTCACGGGCACCAGGGGGCGCGCCGAAACCAAAATAACACGAGCCACCCTCCGTCTTCGGTCGCCCCGTTTCTCCTCCCCGAGGCAGGCGCAGTAAGCGACCCATCGCCTgaggcaagggaggggaggggggagaatggacTGTTAGATCCTGCGCAGTAGTGATGTGGAGGCTGTCACGTGGTGCCAGGCTCTGAAGCCGGCTTTCCTAGTTCGGCGGCCGGAGAAGGGCAGCGGGGCCGTTTCGCCGAACCCTGTCCTTGGAGGTCCGAGgaagtcactcccctcccccccccccccccgtctcctggTAAGTCGCCGCTTTGGGAAGAGCTGCGCGTGCTGGccgccgggaggggagggggttctgaATGAGGAACTGGCCGCTTTGCAGAGGGAGGGGCGAAGGGAAGCCGACATGGCCACGCCTCCtgctcgtgggggggggggcgccgctggggctccccctttgcTGGGCTGCGGTGCTTTTTGGGGCCGGCGCGGAGTTGCTCTTTCTGTTTCGGAACAGAATCCGCTTGGGGGCGAGGCCGCCTCCTCCACTTCGgccagacccagttctctcagagctctttcagccccacctacctcacagggggagaggaagggaaagtgattgtaagccactcagaGGCTTCGTTTgattagtgaaaagcggagtgtaAAAAAACAGATCGTCTGAATCCTTGTCGACCGCAAGCCTGATCCGTATGTTGCAAGAAGAGCTTCTGAGCAACTCCTTCTTCCCGAGGACATCTCCTTGGAGAGGGTCACATCTCCAAGGGTTAGCTGGGGCTGAGGGGGCCTAGGCGAGGCCTGAACAGGGCCCTGCAGCAGAGGAGGGACAGCCCCGTGGTCCTCAGTCCATCAGGAGTGGCCTCGTTTTCTCTAGGGAACCTTCTTGAGACTCCTTACAAAGTAAAATATGCTAAAAACATAGAAGCACCGGAaacaatagtaacaataataagaTTGTATAAACTGTGGTTCATCGTTGTTCCAGTTGAACTGCCTCTTAATATACAAGTTTCATTTTTAACATGCTTAGAGCCAGTATGTTGTCGTAtcagtaggatctgggagacccaacttcaaatctggcctctgctgagtgaccttgtggTAATCATACACTCTCAGtccctcatagggttgttgtgatgataaaatggaggaaaagagaatgatGCTAGCTGCTGAAAGGGTGtcctttgaggagaaaggcagagcaGAAAATACAGTAATGGTTCATGGGTCCAAAGGAATCTATAGTCATTCATTTCTAATAACCTCAAAAGcaacctctc from Paroedura picta isolate Pp20150507F chromosome 9, Ppicta_v3.0, whole genome shotgun sequence harbors:
- the ZFAND1 gene encoding AN1-type zinc finger protein 1 encodes the protein MAELEIGRHCAVEGCRQLDFLPFVCDGCSQVFCLQHRSRSAHGCSEVNLKSEEVKPDLHKSFLCSYRGCDGKELVPVLCSFCEKQFCLRHRHQPDHECEALEAPKPRMAVTQQLVKNIVDSKKETTVMKRCKGAKNAETAAKVALMKLKMHACGDNSLPLTERIYLQVFLPKGNKEKSKPMFFCSKWSIGRVIDSAAALASLKNDNNKSIAKKLRLCHPASGEAVPVDHTLGSWLSNKECPLHNGGNVILEYLDNETRFLEDTNSYVE